In Candidatus Synechococcus calcipolaris G9, a genomic segment contains:
- a CDS encoding J domain-containing protein, which produces MPAKLAPHILTEIERLHQAHNYDPQILQVFAQLVLTKPPKDKKNKPLTLPQLKQALYRKFNVTSTVALRKNGKFQMAIDGTEPLNYALKATWEQLYRDLIDVLPNEQHQTGPDCINGINIFNYFRPWQVFSLDPEAATDKDIRDAYHRLSKIYHPDNPKTGNRRIFERLEQMYRSLTYKP; this is translated from the coding sequence ATGCCTGCCAAGCTTGCCCCTCACATCCTCACTGAAATCGAGCGGTTGCATCAGGCCCACAACTACGATCCGCAAATCCTCCAAGTCTTTGCCCAGCTAGTCCTCACCAAACCCCCAAAAGACAAAAAAAACAAGCCCCTCACCCTCCCCCAACTCAAGCAAGCCCTTTACCGAAAATTCAACGTCACCAGCACCGTTGCCCTCCGCAAAAACGGCAAATTTCAGATGGCCATAGACGGCACTGAACCCCTCAACTACGCTCTCAAAGCCACCTGGGAGCAGCTATATCGCGATCTCATTGATGTCCTGCCCAACGAGCAACACCAGACCGGGCCCGACTGCATCAACGGCATCAATATTTTTAACTACTTCCGCCCCTGGCAAGTCTTCAGCTTAGATCCTGAAGCCGCCACCGACAAAGACATCAGAGACGCATACCATCGCCTCAGCAAAATCTACCACCCCGACAACCCCAAAACAGGTAACAGGCGCATCTTTGAGCGTCTCGAACAAATGTATCGCAGCCTCACGTACAAGCCATGA
- a CDS encoding DM13 domain-containing protein: MSVLGLCLIPVAVIFGLNTIRHPESDPAIAMSEPSVNPPPELVVQANSILRSGSFASGEHPTKGGAKIINQGGKRILELDQTFSTFSMGPDLVVILHRSENVLGSTKPPAYALKSGDYLILAPLKQFTGSQTYTIPDNVDLAAYPSVAIWCRKFNATFGAARLQ, encoded by the coding sequence ATGTCTGTTCTTGGTTTATGCCTCATACCCGTAGCGGTAATTTTTGGGCTGAATACCATCCGTCACCCAGAATCGGATCCGGCGATCGCCATGTCAGAACCCTCTGTGAATCCCCCTCCTGAACTCGTCGTTCAAGCCAATTCAATCCTGCGCTCCGGCAGTTTTGCCTCCGGTGAACATCCCACCAAGGGCGGCGCAAAAATCATCAATCAAGGGGGAAAGCGGATTCTGGAACTGGATCAAACCTTTAGTACATTTTCCATGGGCCCGGATTTGGTGGTGATTCTCCATCGTTCTGAAAATGTGCTTGGGTCTACCAAACCCCCCGCCTACGCCCTGAAATCGGGGGACTACCTGATCCTTGCTCCCCTAAAGCAGTTTACCGGCTCCCAAACCTATACCATTCCTGACAATGTGGACTTGGCAGCCTATCCGTCGGTAGCCATTTGGTGTCGCAAATTTAATGCCACGTTTGGGGCAGCGCGTTTACAGTAG
- a CDS encoding M1 family metallopeptidase: MTGFDTETTNAFALAGSRPHYSPDRPGQVEHIFLDLSLDLEQQRCWGQCHIRLRPIRTDLTHLELDAVNQTIHNVKVNDQAQKFDYDGAVLIVHLDPGLGINLHDLLTVSVDYSLEHPQRGLYFIAPDHDYPHKSRQAWTQGEDEDSRYWFPCFDYPGQLATSEVRVRVAHPYLAISNGELRYVTEEGSDKIYHWYQPQVHPSYLITLAVGDFAQLEDHWQGKPVTYYVTKGREEDARRTMGKTPRMIEFFSDIFGYAYPYSKYAQVCVEDFIFGGMENTSTTLLTDRCLLDERAALDNRSSESLVAHELAHQWFGDLVVIKHWSHAWIKEGMASYAEVLWTAAEYGPNEAAYYRLNEARNYLHEDKSRYRRPIVTHVYRAAMELYDRHLYEKGACVYHMMRQELGDELFWRGIHTFLQTHAHKTVETVDLLRAMETATGRNLLPLFDQYVFRGGHPDYHVTYGWDKDGSLAVLTIKQKQAKEGTHWLEQGLFDLKLPIGFGYVADDGAVTLDQVTIRVQEAEQRFYFPLSRKPSFISFDVGNHTLKTVTLAYPLPELKSQLSHDPDPLSRLEAAKAIAKKGHLTAVQSLVEQLKTEAFWGVRLEIVKALATIKLDQALEGLALALGDGDARVRRAAVTAIADIKTYAAYKLLKPIAEKGDASYSVEAAALKGIGAIAGAQTGEKPKPTKVLKILQTALEKRSGWNEVVRCGAIAGLSALKDLPEAVELILAYTQLGTPQALRLAAVRALGTLGKGPSDYQDKIFQRLHHLADEPLFLTQVAVVNALGQMDSPKSLGLLQQLRERTLDHRVKRSADEAIPKVQKAMGSTQALKSLEETVAELKRENQTLKSRLEKLEVKSNVTPSENGSDTIKNGS; encoded by the coding sequence ATGACTGGCTTTGACACCGAAACCACTAATGCCTTTGCCCTGGCGGGATCCCGTCCCCACTACAGCCCCGATCGCCCCGGCCAGGTGGAGCATATTTTTCTAGATCTTAGTTTAGACTTGGAGCAACAACGGTGTTGGGGGCAATGCCATATTCGCCTCCGCCCAATCCGTACAGATCTTACTCATCTGGAATTGGATGCGGTTAACCAAACCATCCATAACGTAAAAGTCAATGATCAGGCTCAAAAATTTGACTATGACGGTGCAGTACTCATTGTTCACCTAGACCCAGGTTTAGGGATCAATCTCCATGATCTCCTCACGGTTTCCGTGGACTACAGCCTAGAGCATCCCCAGCGCGGCCTCTACTTTATTGCCCCCGACCATGACTATCCCCATAAGTCCCGCCAAGCTTGGACCCAAGGGGAAGACGAAGATTCCCGCTACTGGTTTCCCTGCTTTGACTATCCGGGGCAATTGGCAACCTCAGAAGTGCGAGTACGGGTCGCCCATCCCTATCTAGCCATTTCCAATGGGGAACTGCGCTATGTGACGGAAGAAGGGAGCGATAAAATTTATCATTGGTATCAGCCCCAAGTGCATCCCTCCTATCTGATTACATTGGCGGTGGGGGATTTTGCCCAACTGGAGGATCACTGGCAAGGCAAACCCGTCACCTACTATGTGACCAAGGGGCGAGAAGAGGATGCCCGTCGCACCATGGGGAAAACCCCACGGATGATTGAGTTTTTTAGTGATATTTTTGGCTATGCCTATCCCTACAGTAAGTATGCCCAGGTCTGCGTCGAGGATTTTATCTTTGGCGGCATGGAGAACACCTCCACCACCCTCCTCACCGATCGCTGTCTTTTGGATGAACGGGCTGCCCTAGATAACCGCAGCAGTGAAAGCTTAGTGGCCCACGAATTGGCCCATCAATGGTTTGGGGATTTAGTTGTCATTAAACATTGGTCCCATGCCTGGATTAAGGAGGGCATGGCCTCCTATGCGGAAGTGTTGTGGACGGCAGCGGAATACGGCCCCAATGAGGCCGCCTACTACCGCTTGAATGAGGCCCGTAATTATTTACATGAAGATAAAAGTCGTTACCGTCGCCCCATTGTCACCCATGTTTATCGGGCGGCCATGGAACTCTACGATCGCCACCTCTATGAAAAGGGGGCCTGCGTCTATCACATGATGCGTCAAGAATTGGGGGATGAGCTATTTTGGCGGGGGATTCACACTTTTTTGCAAACCCATGCCCATAAAACCGTGGAAACGGTGGATCTGCTACGGGCCATGGAAACTGCCACCGGCCGCAATCTCTTACCCCTCTTTGATCAGTACGTCTTTCGCGGCGGCCATCCCGACTATCACGTCACCTATGGTTGGGATAAGGATGGGTCTTTGGCGGTACTGACGATTAAGCAAAAGCAGGCGAAGGAGGGCACCCATTGGCTAGAGCAGGGACTTTTTGATCTGAAGTTGCCCATTGGCTTTGGCTATGTGGCGGACGATGGGGCGGTGACATTAGATCAAGTAACGATTCGGGTGCAGGAGGCGGAGCAACGTTTTTATTTCCCCCTCAGTCGTAAGCCTAGTTTTATTAGCTTTGATGTGGGCAACCATACGTTAAAAACAGTGACGTTGGCGTATCCCTTGCCGGAACTTAAAAGCCAATTGAGCCATGATCCCGATCCCCTGAGTCGGTTGGAAGCAGCCAAGGCGATCGCCAAAAAGGGACATTTAACGGCGGTGCAGAGTTTGGTGGAACAGCTTAAAACCGAGGCATTTTGGGGGGTGCGCCTAGAAATTGTCAAAGCCTTGGCGACAATCAAACTGGATCAGGCCCTAGAGGGGTTAGCCCTGGCCTTGGGGGATGGAGATGCACGGGTACGGCGGGCTGCGGTGACGGCGATCGCCGATATTAAAACCTATGCCGCCTATAAGCTCCTAAAACCCATTGCCGAAAAGGGGGATGCCAGTTACTCCGTAGAAGCCGCGGCCCTAAAAGGCATTGGCGCGATCGCTGGGGCCCAGACCGGGGAAAAACCCAAACCCACAAAGGTCTTAAAGATTTTGCAGACGGCCCTAGAAAAACGCTCCGGCTGGAATGAAGTCGTGCGCTGTGGGGCGATCGCCGGTTTAAGTGCCCTCAAGGATCTGCCGGAAGCCGTAGAGCTTATTTTGGCATACACCCAATTGGGAACACCCCAAGCCCTGCGTTTGGCAGCGGTGCGGGCCCTGGGAACCCTGGGCAAGGGGCCCTCAGATTATCAGGATAAAATTTTCCAGCGATTACACCACCTGGCGGATGAACCCCTCTTTTTAACCCAGGTAGCGGTGGTGAATGCCCTAGGGCAGATGGACTCCCCCAAGTCCCTGGGATTACTGCAACAGTTGCGGGAACGAACCCTTGATCATCGAGTCAAGCGATCGGCGGATGAAGCCATTCCCAAGGTACAAAAAGCCATGGGCAGTACCCAAGCCCTCAAGAGCCTAGAGGAAACGGTGGCGGAGTTAAAACGGGAAAATCAAACCTTGAAAAGTCGCCTAGAGAAATTGGAAGTAAAATCCAATGTCACGCCTTCAGAGAATGGATCTGACACAATTAAGAACGGTAGTTAA
- a CDS encoding heparan-alpha-glucosaminide N-acetyltransferase domain-containing protein, whose protein sequence is MAHSPESQVKDAKSSQRVNCVDVMRGLALLGMVLCHYPIFLSSGEEGDRALYFVSNHLLGDFPASWFVFLVGVSVVLSSQKREISVYDVRRYLTRGGVLFAYGLLFLFLVQGPENLWIWDILTFIAAATIVLGFCRPLPSWAIIALAAVIWLVTPQVRSLTPIAPFYGGEFLPVDWISDYFPNVLFDPASDYEPTGKAVDIFVGFLYGAQFPLFPWITFPLVGLVVGRRLVGGFMAKDTPMLLGLGTLFAVAGLGKAFWAANNPPHDVVGGYLTPLSFYPLSFSMNTLLLGIILLVFTGLWHLYDSRPLESKFLRGSLAYLRQLSRYSLTIYISHFALFFIPLRLIDYFTGNDYLYDLMSTGLALGLAIVLMALYYPVLVQWDKIKGKFSFEWFLASTVALLMGKPMQKTASNNR, encoded by the coding sequence ATGGCTCATTCACCAGAATCTCAAGTAAAAGATGCAAAATCTTCTCAACGGGTCAACTGTGTGGATGTCATGCGGGGCTTGGCCTTACTGGGCATGGTCTTATGTCACTACCCAATTTTTCTCTCCAGTGGTGAGGAGGGCGATCGTGCCCTATATTTTGTCTCCAATCATTTATTGGGGGACTTCCCCGCATCTTGGTTTGTATTTTTAGTGGGGGTAAGTGTCGTCCTCTCTAGCCAAAAACGTGAAATCTCCGTCTATGATGTGCGTCGCTATCTGACGCGAGGGGGCGTTCTATTTGCCTATGGCTTGCTCTTTTTGTTTTTGGTGCAGGGCCCTGAAAATCTCTGGATTTGGGATATTCTCACCTTTATTGCAGCGGCAACGATTGTTTTGGGGTTTTGCCGTCCCCTGCCCTCCTGGGCAATTATCGCCCTGGCAGCGGTGATTTGGCTTGTGACTCCCCAAGTGCGATCGCTCACGCCCATTGCCCCCTTCTATGGCGGTGAATTTTTGCCCGTGGATTGGATTTCCGACTACTTCCCCAATGTCCTATTCGATCCGGCCAGCGACTATGAACCGACGGGAAAAGCCGTTGATATCTTTGTGGGGTTTCTCTATGGGGCACAATTTCCCCTTTTCCCCTGGATTACCTTTCCCCTAGTGGGTTTGGTGGTGGGTCGCCGTCTGGTGGGTGGTTTCATGGCCAAAGATACGCCGATGTTGCTCGGTTTGGGGACTCTCTTTGCGGTGGCTGGCTTGGGCAAAGCCTTCTGGGCAGCCAATAATCCCCCCCACGATGTTGTCGGTGGATACCTGACCCCCCTCTCGTTTTATCCCCTGTCCTTTAGTATGAATACGCTACTTTTGGGAATCATCCTCCTTGTTTTTACCGGCTTGTGGCATCTCTACGATTCGCGGCCCCTGGAGTCGAAATTTTTACGGGGGTCTTTAGCCTATTTGCGCCAGTTGAGTCGCTACTCCCTCACTATTTATATTAGCCATTTTGCCCTCTTTTTTATTCCTTTGCGATTGATTGACTATTTCACCGGAAATGATTACCTTTACGACTTAATGAGTACGGGGTTAGCCTTAGGATTAGCCATCGTTTTGATGGCCCTTTACTATCCCGTACTGGTGCAGTGGGACAAAATCAAGGGCAAATTTAGCTTTGAATGGTTTTTAGCCTCCACCGTTGCATTGTTGATGGGCAAACCCATGCAAAAAACAGCCTCTAACAACCGATAA
- a CDS encoding 3'-5' exonuclease, translating into MMDINPEQRAIAQHIHGALLVLAPAGTGKTGILTQRILRAIEAGIEAREILCLTFTNRAAQEMRQRIAQIDGSLARQLTIKTFHGLCVAMLRQDGAALGLAANFTIYDDYDSFELIKEIFNLQGDRQAWDMTQQIMNCKSQHHLGSGASLPEIFALLGDEHAIHALRYQRALQVRQAVDFADLVYYGQQLFTDRDIAERWGDRFHFIQVDEVQDTHLSEYEIVAHLARNHGNLMLIGDLDQTIFSWRGSEPEQVLQKFEQEFQPTRYSLVWNYRSTQSLLQAADTFAHSFSDRHTQIEPAPTCPLGEPICAHSAPTPQAEAEWISEQIKALAQTQANFSYQRVAVLARTNWRIKQLSSYLEQLGIPCITSDQLEFFQQPAIKDALALLRILLNPFDSNALRRVLPQLLPNIEPKILQTIEQQGRICGLWLTDLVNLTALKDGDPLGALIEDWEQGTVIVFDVETTGFSVVDDEVIELAASRFDQGQFTLPFQRYVQNNKPVAETEQVHGYSDEFLRINGRPPKEVFRDFARFAQRGLWIGHNLGFDVKMVAAHARRVGLELEINRWGDTLNLAHRFVRNVENYKLGTLATHFQLESTPTHRADADVRTTAELFGLLIQRAKSGCQERRHLIQTYQPHFYGFAQQLSNWQQASDVLRPQELLIQILEESGLYAHYENKGDGTESLQQLIHLFGDRDQPHLHPHTALREMMEYTSLMKNIDHLAAIEARVPIITVHQSKGLEFDTVFLAGLVDGEFPNGRSHQEGLLEEEKRLFYVGLTRAQKQLFLSTHEQDDRGSLRSRSGFMDVLIEAGLLAV; encoded by the coding sequence ATGATGGATATTAACCCTGAGCAACGGGCGATCGCCCAGCATATCCATGGGGCCCTATTAGTTTTAGCCCCTGCCGGAACTGGAAAAACGGGAATTTTAACCCAACGAATTCTCCGGGCGATCGAGGCTGGGATTGAAGCCAGGGAGATATTGTGTCTCACCTTTACAAATCGGGCGGCCCAGGAAATGCGTCAACGGATTGCCCAGATCGATGGTTCCCTTGCCCGCCAACTCACAATTAAAACCTTCCATGGCCTGTGTGTGGCCATGCTGCGCCAGGACGGTGCGGCCTTGGGCTTGGCGGCAAATTTCACGATTTATGATGATTACGATTCCTTTGAACTCATTAAGGAGATTTTTAACCTTCAGGGCGATCGCCAAGCGTGGGACATGACCCAGCAAATTATGAACTGCAAAAGTCAGCATCATTTGGGGAGTGGTGCATCTTTGCCGGAAATTTTTGCCCTGCTAGGGGATGAACATGCAATCCATGCCCTTCGCTATCAACGGGCCCTGCAAGTCCGTCAGGCAGTGGATTTTGCGGATTTGGTCTACTACGGTCAACAACTGTTTACAGATAGGGATATTGCGGAACGCTGGGGCGATCGCTTTCACTTTATTCAAGTGGATGAGGTGCAGGATACCCACTTAAGTGAGTACGAAATTGTTGCCCACCTGGCCCGCAACCATGGCAATTTAATGCTTATTGGCGACCTAGATCAAACGATTTTTTCCTGGCGGGGGTCAGAGCCAGAGCAGGTTCTGCAAAAATTTGAGCAGGAGTTTCAGCCCACTCGTTATTCCCTTGTTTGGAACTATCGCTCTACCCAGAGCCTTTTGCAGGCCGCCGATACCTTTGCCCATTCCTTTAGCGATCGCCATACCCAGATTGAACCCGCCCCCACCTGCCCCCTGGGTGAACCCATTTGCGCCCATAGTGCCCCCACCCCCCAAGCCGAAGCCGAGTGGATTAGTGAGCAGATTAAAGCCCTGGCCCAAACCCAAGCCAATTTTAGTTATCAGCGGGTCGCGGTTTTAGCCCGTACCAATTGGCGGATTAAACAGTTAAGTAGCTATCTTGAACAATTGGGCATTCCCTGTATTACCAGTGACCAACTGGAGTTTTTTCAGCAGCCCGCCATTAAGGATGCCCTGGCATTACTGCGAATTTTGCTCAATCCCTTTGATAGCAATGCCCTGCGGCGGGTTTTGCCCCAACTCCTCCCGAATATTGAACCCAAGATACTGCAAACCATTGAACAGCAAGGACGTATTTGCGGCCTGTGGCTGACGGATCTCGTGAATCTTACGGCCCTGAAGGATGGGGATCCCCTAGGGGCTTTGATTGAGGACTGGGAGCAGGGAACAGTCATTGTTTTTGATGTGGAAACCACCGGCTTTTCCGTTGTGGATGATGAGGTCATTGAACTGGCGGCCTCCCGCTTTGATCAGGGTCAATTTACCCTACCCTTTCAACGCTATGTCCAAAATAATAAACCCGTGGCGGAGACGGAGCAGGTCCATGGCTACAGTGATGAATTTCTGCGGATCAATGGTCGTCCCCCCAAGGAAGTGTTTCGGGATTTTGCCCGATTTGCCCAACGGGGCCTTTGGATTGGCCATAATCTTGGCTTTGATGTCAAAATGGTGGCGGCCCATGCCCGCCGAGTTGGTCTTGAGCTAGAGATCAATCGCTGGGGAGATACCCTCAATTTGGCCCATCGGTTTGTGCGGAATGTGGAGAACTACAAATTAGGAACCCTAGCCACCCATTTCCAGCTAGAAAGTACTCCCACCCACCGCGCCGATGCTGATGTGCGCACCACCGCTGAACTCTTTGGTTTACTAATTCAACGGGCTAAATCCGGCTGTCAAGAACGACGACACCTGATCCAAACCTATCAACCCCACTTCTATGGGTTTGCCCAACAACTAAGTAATTGGCAACAGGCTAGTGATGTTTTACGGCCCCAGGAGTTGCTGATCCAAATCCTGGAGGAATCGGGTCTGTATGCCCATTACGAAAATAAAGGAGACGGCACAGAGAGCCTGCAACAGTTAATTCACCTCTTTGGCGATCGCGACCAACCCCATCTCCACCCCCATACGGCCCTGCGGGAGATGATGGAATACACCTCCCTGATGAAAAATATTGATCATCTAGCGGCGATCGAGGCGCGGGTTCCCATTATCACCGTTCATCAATCCAAGGGACTGGAATTTGATACTGTATTTTTGGCGGGTCTGGTGGATGGGGAATTTCCCAACGGCCGTAGCCATCAAGAGGGTTTACTGGAGGAAGAAAAACGCCTCTTTTATGTCGGGCTAACCCGGGCCCAAAAACAGTTATTTCTCTCAACCCATGAACAGGATGATCGGGGTAGTTTACGCTCTCGTAGTGGGTTTATGGATGTACTAATTGAGGCGGGCCTGTTGGCGGTGTAG
- the truB gene encoding tRNA pseudouridine(55) synthase TruB, with translation MLGFLNLAKPMGLTSHDCVAQLRRRLKIKRIGHGGTLDPMATGVLPIALGPATRLLPYLPPEKAYIGRIRFGLSTDTDDVTGHILNQQSSDHLTLTQIQALLPQFMGHLSQIPPAYSAVQIEGKRLYHLARQGQRIDVPPRQVEIYDLKILDWQPGPNPELTLEIACGPGTYIRSLARDLGALLGVGGTLAALERTLSCGFSLSKSTPLEAVIIDHLPLISPIAALAHLPHIPIGGLQIQDWYQGRSLTLSDSQNQPLNNIASLPPLPLDQDSQPCLISRQPEGHCLGLGILKDSVLLPKIVFPDAN, from the coding sequence ATGCTCGGTTTTTTGAACCTGGCAAAACCCATGGGGTTAACCTCCCATGATTGTGTGGCCCAACTACGGCGAAGGCTCAAAATCAAGCGAATCGGCCATGGGGGAACCCTAGATCCAATGGCGACGGGGGTTTTACCCATTGCCCTGGGGCCGGCGACTCGCCTGTTACCCTACTTACCCCCAGAGAAAGCCTATATTGGCCGGATCCGTTTTGGACTTTCAACGGATACGGATGATGTGACGGGACACATTCTTAATCAACAGTCCAGTGACCACCTCACCTTGACGCAGATTCAGGCCCTATTGCCCCAATTTATGGGTCATCTATCTCAAATTCCCCCCGCCTATAGTGCGGTGCAAATAGAGGGGAAGCGACTCTATCACCTTGCCCGCCAAGGCCAACGGATAGATGTACCCCCGCGACAGGTTGAAATTTATGATCTGAAGATTTTGGACTGGCAGCCGGGCCCCAACCCGGAATTAACCCTGGAGATCGCCTGTGGGCCCGGAACCTATATTCGTTCCTTGGCACGGGATTTAGGGGCCCTTCTCGGGGTTGGCGGAACCTTAGCCGCCCTAGAGCGTACCCTCAGTTGTGGTTTTAGCCTATCCAAGAGCACGCCTCTAGAAGCCGTTATCATAGACCATCTGCCTTTAATCTCACCCATTGCCGCCTTGGCCCATTTACCCCACATTCCAATTGGGGGGTTGCAAATTCAAGATTGGTATCAGGGGCGATCGCTGACGCTGAGCGATTCCCAGAATCAGCCATTAAATAATATTGCTTCCCTACCCCCCCTCCCCCTTGATCAGGATTCCCAACCCTGTCTGATCAGTCGCCAACCAGAGGGGCATTGCTTGGGCCTAGGTATTCTGAAAGACTCTGTTCTCTTGCCTAAAATTGTTTTTCCCGATGCCAACTAA
- a CDS encoding TolC family protein: protein MASLTWLRQCALGLGVLTLPWAIAPELLAQSTPNPPSTASDLIPFNPNPDPLYLPTQPEQVEIDLDQPITLNQALELARRNNRSLQVTEQQLQQSRATLRQSQAALYPSISFQSSLGRSDSAAARLQNAQIQQNRRNQASMAGGAMQPTTLNFSSVSNTWNSNVQVGYNVFTSGQRPGSIRAAQEQVRNAELDLQRQWEQLRQDVTDDYYNIQQADALVRIGQAAVENSQISLRDAVARERAGLGTLFDVLTSEVQLANNQQQLVQSESQLQIARRQLAQTLSLNDRANLSAADPIQVVGDWTLSLNDSIALAFRNRVELEQQLTQRNVALQQRRVALGNLGPQLSVGGTFNTTDELTDSLAPQWGYSVSGQMNLTIFDGGVSRASAAQQEASAAIAETQFASFKNLIRFQVEQSYFTLKSSQENISTNQAAVNAATEGLRLARLRFQAGVGTQQEVSNAETSLIQAQSNLLSAVIDYNRAISALQRFVSGLPLNPEPASTAPTIGE from the coding sequence ATGGCTAGTTTGACTTGGCTGCGACAATGTGCTCTCGGGCTTGGTGTCCTAACTCTTCCTTGGGCGATCGCCCCCGAACTGCTGGCCCAATCTACCCCCAATCCTCCCAGTACCGCCAGCGATTTAATTCCCTTCAATCCCAATCCAGACCCGTTATATTTACCGACTCAGCCGGAACAGGTCGAGATTGATCTCGATCAACCCATTACCCTCAATCAAGCCCTAGAATTAGCGCGGCGCAATAATCGCTCACTTCAGGTGACTGAACAGCAACTACAACAAAGTCGAGCAACCCTCCGCCAATCCCAGGCCGCCCTCTACCCCAGCATTTCCTTTCAGTCCTCTTTGGGGCGTTCCGATTCTGCCGCCGCCAGACTGCAAAATGCCCAGATCCAACAAAACCGACGGAATCAGGCATCGATGGCTGGGGGTGCTATGCAACCAACCACATTAAACTTTAGTAGTGTTTCCAATACCTGGAATTCCAATGTTCAAGTGGGGTATAACGTTTTTACCTCTGGTCAGCGGCCCGGCAGTATTCGCGCTGCCCAAGAGCAGGTTCGGAATGCGGAATTAGACCTACAACGGCAATGGGAACAACTGCGTCAAGATGTCACCGATGACTACTACAACATTCAACAGGCCGATGCCCTTGTGCGGATTGGCCAGGCGGCGGTGGAAAATTCCCAAATTAGTCTACGGGATGCCGTTGCCCGGGAACGGGCCGGCTTGGGAACCCTCTTTGATGTGTTGACCTCTGAGGTTCAGTTAGCCAATAACCAACAGCAATTGGTGCAGTCCGAAAGTCAATTACAGATTGCCCGTCGTCAGTTAGCCCAAACCCTGAGCCTTAATGACCGGGCCAATTTATCTGCGGCGGATCCCATTCAAGTGGTGGGGGACTGGACCCTTTCCCTGAATGATAGTATCGCCCTTGCTTTTCGGAATCGAGTGGAATTGGAACAGCAATTGACCCAGCGAAATGTGGCTCTCCAGCAGCGGCGAGTGGCTCTGGGCAACCTAGGTCCTCAATTATCCGTGGGCGGAACCTTTAATACCACCGATGAACTCACGGATAGTTTGGCTCCCCAGTGGGGCTATTCTGTCAGTGGTCAGATGAATTTAACGATTTTTGATGGGGGTGTGTCCCGGGCCAGTGCGGCCCAACAGGAGGCATCAGCGGCGATCGCCGAGACTCAGTTTGCCTCATTCAAAAACCTGATTCGCTTCCAAGTGGAACAATCCTACTTCACCCTCAAATCTAGCCAAGAAAATATTAGTACGAACCAAGCGGCGGTGAATGCTGCTACGGAGGGATTACGGCTAGCCCGACTGCGATTTCAAGCAGGGGTTGGCACCCAGCAGGAAGTGAGTAATGCAGAAACCTCTCTGATTCAGGCCCAGAGTAATTTACTGAGTGCGGTGATTGACTACAACCGGGCAATTTCTGCCCTACAACGGTTTGTCAGTGGTTTACCCCTAAATCCTGAGCCAGCCAGTACGGCCCCAACCATTGGTGAATAA
- a CDS encoding Rpn family recombination-promoting nuclease/putative transposase, with protein sequence MRDNLCKYLAEKYPTAFTQWLLNDFSEDVSILKTELNLEPIRADSVTLVQTQNCILHLEFQVEPEPTLPLRMLDYWLRLYRTYHCEIVQVLILLRRTRVHVPDVFELPSTIHRYRVVKLWEEDPNQFFQIPALLPFAVLGKTDNESALLQAVANQINQIESEQTRKELSTVVQLLAGLQYSKELIQSIFREGMMRESVIYQEILQEGERKGRQEGRQEGQREEACTLILRQLTRRVGPIPNTFVTQINALSLNELESLGEDLLDFQHLHDLEMWLGSRLDG encoded by the coding sequence ATGCGAGATAATCTGTGCAAATACCTAGCCGAAAAATATCCCACCGCCTTTACCCAGTGGCTCCTGAATGATTTCTCGGAAGATGTATCCATCCTGAAAACCGAACTGAACTTAGAACCGATCCGCGCCGATTCCGTGACATTGGTACAAACCCAAAACTGTATTCTCCATTTGGAATTTCAGGTAGAGCCAGAACCGACATTGCCTCTGCGGATGCTGGACTATTGGCTCAGACTATATCGCACCTATCACTGTGAAATTGTTCAAGTTTTGATCTTGCTAAGACGGACAAGGGTGCATGTGCCCGATGTGTTCGAGTTGCCAAGCACTATTCATCGCTATCGGGTGGTTAAACTCTGGGAAGAAGACCCCAACCAATTTTTTCAGATTCCTGCCCTATTACCCTTTGCAGTTCTTGGAAAAACAGACAACGAAAGCGCCCTTTTGCAAGCCGTGGCGAATCAAATTAATCAAATTGAATCTGAGCAGACTCGAAAAGAACTGAGTACCGTCGTTCAACTATTGGCTGGGTTACAGTACAGTAAGGAGCTTATTCAAAGCATTTTTCGGGAGGGAATGATGCGGGAATCAGTAATTTATCAAGAGATTCTTCAGGAAGGGGAACGCAAAGGACGGCAAGAAGGACGACAAGAGGGACAACGGGAGGAAGCCTGTACGCTTATCCTGCGTCAACTCACCCGTCGAGTGGGGCCCATCCCTAATACATTTGTGACCCAAATCAATGCTCTATCCCTCAACGAGTTGGAATCCTTGGGGGAAGACCTGTTAGATTTTCAACACCTCCATGACCTAGAAATGTGGCTAGGCTCCCGGCTCGACGGCTAG